Within bacterium, the genomic segment GACCTACCGGTTAGTGGTCAAGGAGATAGCTCAAAAGTACGGCGTCTTTGCCAGCTTTATGCCCAAACCAATCTTTGGTGAAAATGGAAGTGGGATGCATACTCATCAGTCCCTTTTTAAGGGTGACAAAAATACCTTCTTTGACCCCAATGATAAATACCACTTGAGCGACGTGGCTAAGAGCTTCATTGCCGGGCAGCTAAGACATGCCAAAGAGATGAGCTCTGTCTTTGCCCAGTGGGTAAATTCTTACAAAAGGCTTGTGCCAGGATATGAAGCGCCGGTCTATATTGCCTGGTCACAAAGAAATAGATCAGCCCTGGTCAGGGTGCCTGTCTATCACCCAGGTAAAGAACAGGCCACCCGGATGGAACTGCGATGTCCTGACCCTGCTTGCAATCCCTATCTCACCTTTGCGGTTATCCTCCAGGCTGGCCTGGATGGAATTGAGAAGAAATATGAACTCCCGGAACCAATGGAAAAGAACCTTTATCATTTGACAGATGTGGAAAGAAAGGCCCGGGGGATAGATTCCTTGCCCGGCAGTCTGGGCCAGGCAATTAGTATCACTGAGAACAGCGAATTGGTGAGAAGGACCTTAGGCGACCATATCTTCACCCGGTTTATTGAGTTAAAAAAGAAGGAATGGGAAGAGTATCGTATCCAGGTAAGCCAGTATGAGTTGGATAAATATCTTCCGATTCTGTAAGGAAAAAGGGGAGAAGAGATATTAAGGTAGGAAGGCAGGAGTTACTATCCGACTAACGGCCGCGATGAGCCGCCCCAGTGGGGTTGGCTCCATCGCGTTGTTCGACGATTTCTCATCAGGATTCATCAAGAGCTTCGAGGTC encodes:
- a CDS encoding glutamine synthetase family protein is translated as MAQTKEDVLKLVKEQDVKFIRLWFTDILGQVKSFAITEAELEHALNDGMGFDGSSITGYQSIEESDMIAKPDPSTFQILPWRPKEKAVARMICDVLVPGGKSYEGDPRYVLRKVLQRAKDMGFDHYYIGPELEYFYFNSSDAPEVLDSGGYFDLTTLDAASDLRRETVLALEAMGIQVEYSHHEVGPSQHEIDMRYADALLMADNMVTYRLVVKEIAQKYGVFASFMPKPIFGENGSGMHTHQSLFKGDKNTFFDPNDKYHLSDVAKSFIAGQLRHAKEMSSVFAQWVNSYKRLVPGYEAPVYIAWSQRNRSALVRVPVYHPGKEQATRMELRCPDPACNPYLTFAVILQAGLDGIEKKYELPEPMEKNLYHLTDVERKARGIDSLPGSLGQAISITENSELVRRTLGDHIFTRFIELKKKEWEEYRIQVSQYELDKYLPIL